The DNA region GCTGAACACCTCCAAGGGGCCCTTCAAGGACATCCGCGTACGCCAGGCCGCGAACAAGGCCATCGACGCCCAGGCACTCGTCAAGGCCATCACCTACGGCGGCGGTGTGCTGGAGGACGGCCAGCTGCCCATCGAGGGGGTCTTCGGCCACTCCAAGGACATCAAGCGCCCGGCCTACGACCCGGAGGGCGCCCGCAAGCTCCTCAAGGAGGCCGGAGCGGTGGGCGCGAAGATCGAGATCACCGGCATGAACCTCTACAAGAACCTCTACGAGTCCGTCGCCGCACAGCTCGACGCGGTCGGCTTCTCCACGACGGTGCGCTCGGTGGAGACCGGCGTCTGGGTGCAGGAATTCCGCTCCGGCTCCAACGCCGACATCTTCTACCGGGGCGTCTCCTACACCGGTGTCTTCGATGCCGACCGCGCCTTCTCGTTCGTCTCCTCCTCGGCCAAGCCGTTCGTCGACGACCCCGAGTGGGACCGGCTGTACACCGCGCAGCGCAGCGAACTCGACCCCGTCGAGCGTCAGAAGCTCCTCGAGGAGGCCAGCAAGTACCTCAACGAGCAGTCGTACCTCCTGTGGACGTACGGCCGGCCGACGGTGGGTGCCATGCGTGACGGTGTCTCCGGTCTGACCTTCGAGAACGGCCTGATGCTGCTCATCGACAAGGTCTCGAAGAAATGACCCCCGACGGTATGCGCCCGGACGTCGTGCTCGCGCAGCGGGGCCGGGCCGAGCTCGAGTTCCTTCAGGGGATGCGAGCCGCTCTGGCCCCCTTGCGGGGCCGGGTACGTGAACGGGTCGAAGCGGCTCTCGACCCGGCGCGGGAGGACGGGGCCGGGGCGGCGGCCGCGGCCCGCCGCGGCGACCTCGACGGGGTGACGGCCTTCCGCGGCCACGTGGACCGGGCCCTCGCCGGTTCCGCCGACCTGGCGGTGCTCGGTGCCGCCCTGCGGTGGAACCGGCGGGTACTCACCCCCCGCGCCCTCGCCGCCTTCGGGGAGCGGGAGGAGCAGCTGTCGGCACTCGCCGCCGCACCCGATCCCGACGCGATCCAGGACCGGGGCCAGGACCGTGTCCCCCGCTACTGGGACTACGAGTTCCACGGCACCGCCGGCGGCTGGGACGGCCACGCGCACATGGGCTTCGTCCACCACGAGCTCGTCTACCGGTATCTGCTGGTACCGGCGTTCGGCGGCGACATCTTCGCACTGCGCGCCGCTGTCGCCGCCGCCGCCCCCCGCGACGACTACGCGGCGGTGTGCGACCTCGGATGCGGCACCGGCCAGTACACGATGAAGCTCGCGGAGGCCTACCCGCAGGCCCGCGTCACCGCCGTCGACCTCTCCCTGGCCGAACTGCGGTACGCGCAGCGGCGGGCGGCCGAGGCGGGCCACGACTGGCACCTCGTCCGGGCCCCCGCCGAGGACACCGGTCTGCTGGCCGGCAGCCAGGACCTCGTCACCTCCTTCATCCTGCTGCACGAGCTTCCCCCGCACGCGCTGCGGGCCGTCTTCGAGGAGGCGTACCGCCTGCTGGCGCCCGGCGGTGACCTGGTGTTCTCCGATGTCGCGCCGTACGCCGAGCGCACTGCGTACCAGGCGTGGGCGGACGACTGGGACGCCGAGAACGGCCATGAGCCGTGGTGGCGCAGCACCGCCACCTACGACCTGGAGGGGGCTGCCCGGGACGCCGGCTTCACCGCGGTACGGCAACGGGCTCTGGGGGCGGGCGGGTATCCCTGGCTCGTCCTCGCCAGGAAACCCCTGGAGGGGGACGCCCCCGCCCGGAGCGACGAGGGAGGCACCCCGTGAAACCCCTGACCGTGAAGGCGCCCGGTGCCGAGCGCCACCACCGGGCCGAACCCGCGCTGGAACTCGCCGACGTGCGGGTCCGGCTGCCCACGGCGCGCGGCACCGCGCACATCATCCGCGGCGCCTCGTTCACCGTGGCCAGGGGAGAGGTCGTCGCGCTCGCGGGCGAGTCCGGATCGGGGAAGTCGACGGCGATCATGGCCGCACTCCGGCTGCTGCCCCCCGGGGCGGTCACCGAGGGCCGGATCACCGTCGACGGCACCGATGTCCTGTCCCTCTCCCACGCGAAGGTGCGTGAGCTGCGGGCCCGTCGGGCGCGGCTGGTCTTCCAGGACCCCTGGAAGGCGCTGCACCCGATGCACAGCATCGGCCGGCAGCTGGTGGAGTCGGCCCGGAGCGCGGATCCGAAGCTCTCGAAGAAGGCCGCCCGCGACCTCGCCGGGGAGATGCTCGGCAAGGTCGGCATCCCCGATCCACGGGCACGGCTCGCCGCGTATCCGCACGAGGTCTCCGGCGGGCAGTTGCAGCGCATCGTGATCGCCATGGCACTGGTCGCCTCGCCCTCGCTGCTGTTCTGCGACGAGCCGACCACCGCCCTGGACGTCACCACGCAGGCCCAGATCCTCGATCTGATCCGCGAACTCAACCGCGATCTCGGCATTTCCGTCGTGATCGCCTCCCACGACCTGGACGTCATCGCCGACGTCACGGACCGGCTCGTCGTGATGTACGCCGGTGCCGTCGTCGAGGAGGGCCCCACCGCACAGGTGCTCTCCTCACCCCGGCACCCGTACACCTGGTCGCTGCTCCGGGCCGCGCCCGGCGGGCAGAGCGGTGAACGGCTGCACGCCATCGAGGGGCGGCCGCCCGCACCCACCGAGAGCATCACCGGCTGCTCGTTCGCGCCGCGCTGTTCGTCGGCCGGGGACGTGTGCCGGGACACCGGCCCGGGGCTGCGCACGGTTTCGCTCGGGCCGCCACGCCGGTCGGCCTGTCTGCTCGTCGAGGGCTACGGCCCACTCACGGAGGGGGCGAGGCAGTGACCGCCACCGAAGATCCGGTCGTCCGCATCACGGACCTGGTGAAGGAGTTCCCGGTCCGCGGACACGGGAAGGGCAAGAAGACGCTACGGGCCGTCGACGGGGTGTCCCTGGAGATCGGGCGCGGGGAGACCGTGGGCCTGGTCGGCGAGTCCGGCAGTGGCAAGACCACGGTCGGCCGCACCCTGATCCGGCTGTACCGGCCCACGTCCGGGGGTCTGGAGTTCGAGGGCGGCGACATCACCTCCGCGCGCGGCGCCCGGCTGCGCGGCCTGGTGCGCCGCCGGATGGCGATGGTCTTCCAGAACCCCTCCACCTCGCTCAATCCGTATCTGCGGGTGCGCGACGTACTCACCGAGCCGCTCCAGGTCCACCGGATCGGTGATGCCGCCGAGCGCCGCGCGACGGTCGACCGGATGCTCGACCGGGTCGGTCTCGACCCGGCCATGGGCGACCGCTATCCGCAGGAGCTCTCCGGCGGGCAGCGGCAGCGGGTGGGGATCGCACGCGCGTTGATGCTCGATCCGTCACTGGTCGTCGCCGACGAGCCCACCGCCTCGCTCGACGTCTCGGTCCAGGCCCAGATCGTCAACCTGATGCAGGACCTCCAGGAGGAACTGGGACTGGCCTACCTGTTCATCACGCACGATCTGTCCCTGGTACGGCACATCAGCCACCGGGTCGCGGTCATGTACCTCGGCCGGCTGGTCGAACTCGCCCCCACGGCGGAGCTGTTCGACACACCGCTGCATCCGTACTCCGCCGCGCTCGCCTCGATGCAGCGGGAGCCGGAGCACCGCGTCGTCCCGGTCGGCGACATCCCGTCGCCGATCGACCGGCCGACCGGCTGTGTGTTCCGGTCGCGCTGTCCGGTCGCCACCGAACAGTGCGCGCGGACTCCACCGCTGGCCGAGGCACGGCCGGGGCGCTTCGTCGCCTGCCACCACCCCGGCCGGCTCGCCCTCGGCGGTGACGGCGGCACCCTGCGGACCGCACCCGCCAGGGTTCCCCTGGTGCCCCGGCCCACGACGGCCGCTTCAGTGAAGGAGGGCTGACCGTATGCCCGGATTCGCCAAGAAGGACCCGCTGTACCTCGACCGTCCCGAGTACCTCGACGGCGTCTTCAACGCCGTGATGGAGCTGGCATCGGAACTCTGGGTACTGCGCGACCGGTTCTCCCTGCTCGAGGAGATCCTCGACGAGAAGGGCGTGGTGGTCCGCGAGGACCTGGAGACCCGTCCGCCGGGCCCCGAGGCCGCGGCCCGGCTGGCCGCCGACCGGCTGCGGTTCGCCGAGCGGCTGCTGGAGGGCTTCGCCGCCTCCCCGCCCCCTCCCCCTTCTCCGGGGGTGCCGCGGTGATCGGCTACACGCTCAGAAGGCTGAGCCTGCTCGTTCTCGTCGGCGTCGGCGTCTCGACCTTCCTGTTCGTACTGGCACACCTGTCGGGCGACCCGGCCGCCCTCCAGGCGCCACCGGACGCGACACCGGAGATGCTGGCGGCCACGCGGGAGCGGCTCGGCCTCAACGAGCCGCTCGTGACCCAGTACCTGCAGTCGCTCCTCGCCAACTTCACGCTGGACTTCGGGGACTCCTTCTCCTTCCAGCAGCCCGCGGGCACTCTCGTCGGGCAGGCCATCGGCCCCAGTCTCTGGATCGTGCTCCCCGGCATGGTCCTCGGTGTCCTCATCGCGTTCACCATCGGCACGGTGGCCGCGCTGCGGCCCAGCCGGCTCAGTGGCCGCGTCCTCATGGTCGGCGCCTTCATCGCCGGGGGCATCCCCTACTTCTGGATGGCACTGCTGCTGGTGCTGCTGTTCGCGGTGAAACTGCAGGTGCTTCCGGCCACCGGCAGCGCGGGCCTCTCCAGCCTGGTGATCCCCGTGGCCGTCCTGACCGTCTACACCGTTTCCACCACCTCCCGGCTGGTGCGCGGGCAGTTGCTCGACTCCTTCACCGAGGGATACGTGCTCACGGCCCGGTCCAAGGGCCTGTCCGCCCGACGGGTCCTGTTCCAGCACGCGACTCCGGGGGCGCTCCCCCCGTTGCTGGCCTGGCTGGGTGTGCAGTTCTCGTTCGTCTTCAGCGCTCTGCTGATCCTCGAACCCCTGCTCGGCTACAACGGACTCGGCGCTCTGCTGATCCGCAGCGTGACCAACCAGGACTTCCCGCTGGTGCAGGCCAGTGTGTTCTGCATGGCCATGCTGATCACGCTGGTCAATGTGGGCATGGACGTCATCGTCCGCCTGATCGACCCCCGGCTGCGAGCGAAGGCGGCGGCATGACCATGAGCACGTCCACCCCCACCCCCGCCCCGTCGGCCGGGAAACCGCCCGCCGGTGACAGGCACAGGTCACGCGCCGGGGAGATCGTCCGCCGCACCTGGGGCGACACCTCCGGAAAGATCGCGGTCGTGATGATCGCGCTCCTGGTGCTGGCCGCCCTCTGCGCGCCACTGCTCACGCCGTACTCCCCCGTCGTCCAGGACCTGGCCCTGACCAACGAGAAGCCCTCCTGGCTCGGTGGTGCCGGCGGTCATCTGCTCGGTACCGATCCACTGGGCCGGGACGTGCTCTCACGGGTGCTGCACGGTCTGCGGCTGAGCCTCGCCGTCGGCCTCGGGGTCGCCTCCGCGGCCGCCGTCGTCGGGCTCGTCCTCGGACTGGTCGCCGGCTGGTACGAGAGCAGCCTCGGCGTGCTCCTGATGCGGCTGGCCGACATCCAGTTCGCCGTGCCGTTCGTCGCCGTCGGAGTCGCGATCGCGGCCGTGGTCGGACCGGGCATCGTCAAACTCGCCGTCATCCTCGCGGTGTGGGGCTGGGCGAGCTACGCCCGGACCATCGTGACCTCGGTCTCGCAGGTCAAGCGGCAGGACTTCGTCACCGCCGCCAGGACCGTCGGGGCGGGTACCACCCGGCTGATGTACCGCCACATCGCGCCGAACGTCGTCGGCCCCGTCATCATCCTGTGGTCCACCAGCGTCGGGGTGATGGTGCTCGTGGAGAGCGCGCTGAGCCTGCTCGGGCTCGGCACCCAGCCGCCGTCGTTCTCGCTCGGCAGTATGCTCGCCGATTCCCAGACGACCCTGCGACTGGCCTGGTGGGCGGCGGTCTTCCCGGGTTTGGCGATCATGCTGGTGGTGGTCGCGTTCAATCTGCTGGGAGACGCCCTGAGGGACGCGTTCAACCCTCAGGTGCGGCTGAGGAACGACCCCGAGCTCTGGTGAGCCCGTGGGACGGGCTGGCGGACCGTTCCGGACCCGTCGGCGTGTCCTCCCCCGCCCGCGCGAGCGCGTCGGTCCGCACCACCGGCACGGTGGTGCGGACCGACGCGCTCGCGCGGGCGGCCGACGGCACCCGTGTTCCGCGGCGCACACCGTCCGGTCCGGTCCCGGCGTGCCCGCTTCCGGTGCGCTGTCCCACCGCCCGGGGAACGCCGAAGCCCCCGCCGGCGCGGCCCGGACGGGCGGCGCCGGCGGGGGCTCCAGGGAGCGGGCTCAGCCGCGGGCCTCCGTGAGCACCGCGTACAGCTTGGGTTCCCGCGTCGCCAGCGGGTCGAGGTGGTGCCCCATCATCTTGCTGTTCGCCTCCCGGAGGTCGAGCTGGACCAGGAGCTGCTCCTCGAAGCCGTGCCGGCTCCAGTACCCCGTGGGGTAGCGCATCAGCGCGATGGGCTGTCCCGGTTCGAACAGGTCCGCCCGGACGATCTGGCTTCCGACCGCCGCGGCGCTGTCCAGCCGGTTGGCGGAGACCAGGTGCACACGGTTCTCCTCGGTCCGCTCGGTCGCGGCCACGTGCGGCTCGTCCTCGCTCCCCCAGTCCGCCGGGTGGCAGATCAGCTCGGCCCCGGCCAGTGCCAGCACCCTGGCCACCTCGGGGACCCACACCTCGTCGGTGACCATGAATCCGATGGTGCCGATCTCGGTCCGGACCACGCCCAGCTCGTCGCCGGCCGTGGCCCAGCCCAGCTCCGCGGTGCCGAGATGCGTCTTGCGGTACCGGTGCACGACCTCGCCCGACCGGTTCACCAGGAAGACCGTGGAGTAGTGGCGTCCGCCGTCCTCCTCGACCAGATGGACGGCCACCCATATCCCGTTCGCCGCGGCGGCCTCCCGGACGCGTGCCAGGGCCCGGACACCGATCTCGGCCGCTGCCGCCGGAGCCTCGCGCTCATACCCGCGCGGCAGGCAGAACAAGGCGGGCAGCACCCCGAGATCGGCGCCGCGACGCGCCGCGTACTCGATCTGCCCGACAGCCCGGGTGATGGTCCAGTCGGTGTTGTGGAACCAGCTGACCTGTAGCGTCGCGACGTCGGTCATCGCGGACGGCATGTCCTTGGGCGCCGGACCGAACATCGCGGCGACCGGCAGTCCGTCCGCGGGCGCGGTCAGCGAGCCGTACAGGTCGGGGCGGCGGAACCCGAAGACGGAGTCGGTCCACGGCGCGGACTTCGCCGAGGCCAGCTCCGGTTCGATCACCGCGAGGACGATCTCCGGGTGCTCCTCGGAACCGGTGGCGAGCCTTGTGCCGTCCGGCGCCACGATCTGGCTCCCGCCCATCCACGGCCAGGCGTCCGCCGGTCCGCCGACGGTGTTCGCCGCCACGTGCCACACCCGGTTCTCCATGGCCCGCAGCGGCACGTGCACCCGCAGTTCGTCCGGTCCACGGGAGTTCAGCGAGTTGACGAGGATCTGCGCGCCCTTGAGCGCGAGGACCCGGGGCACGTCGGGGACGATGCCGTCGGCACACATCAGGACGCCGATCCGGCCCAGCTCGGTGTCGTACACCTCCAGCTCTTCGTCCGAGGGGACGAAGAGGGTGTACTCGTAGTCCCACAGGACGTGCTTGCGGTGGACCCCGATCAGCTCGCCGTCGGGACCGATGAGGACCGAGGCGATGTACACGTCGGGTGCCCGCTCCCCCCTCAGGTCCACGCCGACCGCCACGTGCGTACCGTGCTCCCGGGCCGCTGCCCGGACCGTGGTGACGAAGGCGCCGTCGAGTTCCTCGCTGTGCTCCCAGCAGGCTTCGCGGTCGGCGAAGTCCCGCACCCGGTTCGAGTTCTCCGGGAGGACGACGAGGCGGGCGCCCGCCTCGGCGGCGCGGCGGATGTTGTCGGCGCACAGTTCGGCGTTGGCGGCCGGATCGGGACCGGAGAAGAACTGAGCGGCCGCGACGGTGACCTGCTTCATGGGACCTCCACAGTGTCTGTTCGGCCCGCCGGAACCCGTCGTCCCGGCGGTCGCCCCGGGCGGAGGAGTCCGCCCGGGGGGGAAGAAGCGGGGGCACCTGACCGTCGGCCGGTGCCCCGTCGGGCCGGCGGTCAGGGGCGTTCGAGCCCCGTCAGCCAGTCCCGGGCCCGGTCGAGGGTGACGACCTCGCCGATCTTGGCCCGGATGTCGAACAGGGCCGCCTCGTGCGGACCGACGTGGCGGTCGCCCACCGCGTCCTGGATCACGACCGGGACGAACCCGCAGCTCATCGCGTCGACCGCGGTGGCCCGTACGCAGCCGCTGGTGCTCAGGCCGACGATCGCCACACTGTCCGCGCCGGCCGCCGTCAGGGCGGAGGCCAGGGGTGTGCCCGAGAAGGCGCTGGGGGCGCGTTTGACGTACGTGACCTCACCGGGGTGCGCCGCCGACAGGCCCGCAATCGGATCGCCGAGCGGATTGCCCTCCTCGAAGCACCGCAGGGCGGGCACCTTGCGGTGGAACACCCCTCCGTCGGCGCCGCCCGGCCGGAACCGCACCTCGGTGAAGAAGACGGGTATCCCGGCCTCGCGGGCGACGGCCAGCACCTGGCGCATCGCGGCGACCGCGTCCTCCACCGCCGCGTACAGCGGGGAGTCGGGTTCGGTGTAGGCGCGCGCGGCGTCGACGACGACGAGTGCGGGCCGCTTCCCGAGCGGGAGGGTGCCCGAGAATCCGGCGGCGGCGTAGTCCTCGCGGACGTCGGCCGCGCGCAGTCCGGGGCCCGTGTGCGGCGACGGCGGGATGCCCGTGGTCACAGCCGGGCCTGGACGAAGACGGCACCGGCGAGGACGGGTCTGATGACCGAGGCGGCCAGCGCCAGGTGGGCCGGATGGTCCGCGTAGGCGCGCCAGGCGTCCTCGTCGCCGAAGTCGGCGAGGAAGACGAGGTCCGCGGTGCCGTCGCGGAGACCGGCGTCCTCGTGGACGCGCATCGCCAGCAGGCCCGGGACCTGGCCGACGAGGGCGTCGAGCCCGTCGCGGATCGCGGTGCGCGCGTCCGCTCCGGTGTCCGGGCGCAGGGTCAGCGTCCCGATGTGGCGCAGCCGGGGCGGGGTCGTGTCACTCATGGTCACTCCTGTGCGGGAAGGGCCGGGTGGTCTTCGAGCAGGGCACCGAACCCCTTGACCGAGTCGGTGACTCCCACGCTGCGCAGTGCGTGCCAGACACTCGCGGTGTTGATCGCGATGACCGGCTTGCCCAGCTCGGCCTCCAGTTCGGCGGCGACGACGGCGCACGGCAGGTTGGTGCCCACTTGGACCAGCGCGTCCACGCCGTCGCCGTCGACCGCGCGGAAGGCGTCACGCAACTCCTGGGCGGAGACGTCGGCGATGGACTGCGCCGTGGGGCACTTCAGCCCGTACACGGAGGCGACGTCGTAGCCGAGTTCGGTGAAGTAGCGGCGGACGTTGCGGTCACCGATCGGCTGGTACGGCGTGATGATCCCGATCCGGCGGATGCCGCCGTACGCCTTCAGGGCGGCCAGGCAGCCCGCCGCGCCGGTCGAGAGCGTCATGCCGGTCTGCTCGCGGACCGAGTCCTCGAACTCGCGGTTGCCCTCGACACCGCCCCAGAAGGTCTCGGCGGACATGCCCATGACGAGGTGGTCCGGCTGGACCTGCGCCACGTCGCGCAGGGCCTTCCCGATCTCGTCACGGAGGTCCACCAGGAACTGGTCGAAGGACTCGTCGGAGTCGAGCGCCGCGTCCTTGATCCAGATCCGGCCGGTGTGGAAGGTGACGCCGGGCGGGCACATCAGGTTGTACTCCGCCTCGACGGCGGTGTTGGTCGCGGGCACGACCACGCCGAGGACGGCGCGGCCGCCGAGTACGTTCGTCATCGCGGGTTCCTCTCGTCGGTCAGGTCACGCGCCCGCTCCAGCAGGGCGGGCAGGTCGAGGGCTCCGTTCAGGCCGCCCCAGTCCAGCGGCGTACCGCCGAGACCGGCGGGGCCGGCCTGGTCCGGGGGCAGCCCCAGATACACGTCGCGGGCCGCACCGGCGGCGGCGAGGAGGGCGGTGACCGGCTGGATGACCAGCCGGACGCCGCAGGCCGCGAGCTGTGCGGCGGTCAGCGGCTCCGGGGCGGCACCGGCCGCCTCGGAGTGATTGACCACAAGGGGTACGCCGGGCAGCGCCCGGTGGACCGCGCGCAGTTCGGGGAGGTCGGTGGCGCCTTCGACGAGGATCAGGTCGGCACCGGCGGCGCGGTAGGCGCGGGCCCGGTCGATCGCCTCGTCGAGGCCCCGTACCGACAGCGCGTCGGTACGGGCGATGACGAGGGTGTGGTTCCGGGCCGCGCGGGCGGCCCGCACCTTGCCGCACATCGTCCGTGCGTCCAGGAGCTCCTTGCCGCTCATGTGGCCGCAGCGCTTGGGCGAGACCTGGTCCTCGATCTGGACGGCGGCGACGCCGGCCCGCTCCAGCGTCCGTACGGTTTCCGCGACTTGGAGGACGTCGCCGTACCCCGTGTCGGCGTCGGCTATCAGCGGCAGGTCGACGGCCCGGGTGATCCGGGCCGCCTGGCCCGCGGTGTCGGCCAGACCGGCGTAGCCGAGGTCGGGACGGCCCAGCAGGGAGGCGGAGAGGGCGGCACCCGAGAGGTACGCGGCCCGCGCCGCCGAGCCCGCGAGGAGGCGGGCGGTGAGTGCGTCGTGGCATCCCGGGGCGAGGACGGGACCGCGGGCGAGTTCCGCCGCGAGTCTGCTGCCCGCGGGCGGGAGCGCGCTGCCCGGGTCGCCGCCCGGCAGCAGCTGGTGCAGCCAGGCGGCGGAGTCCCGGGCGGAGTCCAGCATCGAGGTACGGCGCAGATGGGCACGGTGCCGCT from Streptomyces sp. NBC_01754 includes:
- a CDS encoding class I SAM-dependent methyltransferase; protein product: MTPDGMRPDVVLAQRGRAELEFLQGMRAALAPLRGRVRERVEAALDPAREDGAGAAAAARRGDLDGVTAFRGHVDRALAGSADLAVLGAALRWNRRVLTPRALAAFGEREEQLSALAAAPDPDAIQDRGQDRVPRYWDYEFHGTAGGWDGHAHMGFVHHELVYRYLLVPAFGGDIFALRAAVAAAAPRDDYAAVCDLGCGTGQYTMKLAEAYPQARVTAVDLSLAELRYAQRRAAEAGHDWHLVRAPAEDTGLLAGSQDLVTSFILLHELPPHALRAVFEEAYRLLAPGGDLVFSDVAPYAERTAYQAWADDWDAENGHEPWWRSTATYDLEGAARDAGFTAVRQRALGAGGYPWLVLARKPLEGDAPARSDEGGTP
- a CDS encoding ABC transporter ATP-binding protein, which codes for MKPLTVKAPGAERHHRAEPALELADVRVRLPTARGTAHIIRGASFTVARGEVVALAGESGSGKSTAIMAALRLLPPGAVTEGRITVDGTDVLSLSHAKVRELRARRARLVFQDPWKALHPMHSIGRQLVESARSADPKLSKKAARDLAGEMLGKVGIPDPRARLAAYPHEVSGGQLQRIVIAMALVASPSLLFCDEPTTALDVTTQAQILDLIRELNRDLGISVVIASHDLDVIADVTDRLVVMYAGAVVEEGPTAQVLSSPRHPYTWSLLRAAPGGQSGERLHAIEGRPPAPTESITGCSFAPRCSSAGDVCRDTGPGLRTVSLGPPRRSACLLVEGYGPLTEGARQ
- a CDS encoding ABC transporter ATP-binding protein — encoded protein: MTATEDPVVRITDLVKEFPVRGHGKGKKTLRAVDGVSLEIGRGETVGLVGESGSGKTTVGRTLIRLYRPTSGGLEFEGGDITSARGARLRGLVRRRMAMVFQNPSTSLNPYLRVRDVLTEPLQVHRIGDAAERRATVDRMLDRVGLDPAMGDRYPQELSGGQRQRVGIARALMLDPSLVVADEPTASLDVSVQAQIVNLMQDLQEELGLAYLFITHDLSLVRHISHRVAVMYLGRLVELAPTAELFDTPLHPYSAALASMQREPEHRVVPVGDIPSPIDRPTGCVFRSRCPVATEQCARTPPLAEARPGRFVACHHPGRLALGGDGGTLRTAPARVPLVPRPTTAASVKEG
- a CDS encoding ABC transporter permease, which gives rise to MIGYTLRRLSLLVLVGVGVSTFLFVLAHLSGDPAALQAPPDATPEMLAATRERLGLNEPLVTQYLQSLLANFTLDFGDSFSFQQPAGTLVGQAIGPSLWIVLPGMVLGVLIAFTIGTVAALRPSRLSGRVLMVGAFIAGGIPYFWMALLLVLLFAVKLQVLPATGSAGLSSLVIPVAVLTVYTVSTTSRLVRGQLLDSFTEGYVLTARSKGLSARRVLFQHATPGALPPLLAWLGVQFSFVFSALLILEPLLGYNGLGALLIRSVTNQDFPLVQASVFCMAMLITLVNVGMDVIVRLIDPRLRAKAAA
- a CDS encoding ABC transporter permease, producing the protein MTMSTSTPTPAPSAGKPPAGDRHRSRAGEIVRRTWGDTSGKIAVVMIALLVLAALCAPLLTPYSPVVQDLALTNEKPSWLGGAGGHLLGTDPLGRDVLSRVLHGLRLSLAVGLGVASAAAVVGLVLGLVAGWYESSLGVLLMRLADIQFAVPFVAVGVAIAAVVGPGIVKLAVILAVWGWASYARTIVTSVSQVKRQDFVTAARTVGAGTTRLMYRHIAPNVVGPVIILWSTSVGVMVLVESALSLLGLGTQPPSFSLGSMLADSQTTLRLAWWAAVFPGLAIMLVVVAFNLLGDALRDAFNPQVRLRNDPELW
- a CDS encoding carbon-nitrogen hydrolase family protein; translation: MKQVTVAAAQFFSGPDPAANAELCADNIRRAAEAGARLVVLPENSNRVRDFADREACWEHSEELDGAFVTTVRAAAREHGTHVAVGVDLRGERAPDVYIASVLIGPDGELIGVHRKHVLWDYEYTLFVPSDEELEVYDTELGRIGVLMCADGIVPDVPRVLALKGAQILVNSLNSRGPDELRVHVPLRAMENRVWHVAANTVGGPADAWPWMGGSQIVAPDGTRLATGSEEHPEIVLAVIEPELASAKSAPWTDSVFGFRRPDLYGSLTAPADGLPVAAMFGPAPKDMPSAMTDVATLQVSWFHNTDWTITRAVGQIEYAARRGADLGVLPALFCLPRGYEREAPAAAAEIGVRALARVREAAAANGIWVAVHLVEEDGGRHYSTVFLVNRSGEVVHRYRKTHLGTAELGWATAGDELGVVRTEIGTIGFMVTDEVWVPEVARVLALAGAELICHPADWGSEDEPHVAATERTEENRVHLVSANRLDSAAAVGSQIVRADLFEPGQPIALMRYPTGYWSRHGFEEQLLVQLDLREANSKMMGHHLDPLATREPKLYAVLTEARG
- a CDS encoding isochorismatase family protein; its protein translation is MTTGIPPSPHTGPGLRAADVREDYAAAGFSGTLPLGKRPALVVVDAARAYTEPDSPLYAAVEDAVAAMRQVLAVAREAGIPVFFTEVRFRPGGADGGVFHRKVPALRCFEEGNPLGDPIAGLSAAHPGEVTYVKRAPSAFSGTPLASALTAAGADSVAIVGLSTSGCVRATAVDAMSCGFVPVVIQDAVGDRHVGPHEAALFDIRAKIGEVVTLDRARDWLTGLERP
- a CDS encoding Dabb family protein, giving the protein MSDTTPPRLRHIGTLTLRPDTGADARTAIRDGLDALVGQVPGLLAMRVHEDAGLRDGTADLVFLADFGDEDAWRAYADHPAHLALAASVIRPVLAGAVFVQARL
- a CDS encoding maleate cis-trans isomerase family protein; protein product: MTNVLGGRAVLGVVVPATNTAVEAEYNLMCPPGVTFHTGRIWIKDAALDSDESFDQFLVDLRDEIGKALRDVAQVQPDHLVMGMSAETFWGGVEGNREFEDSVREQTGMTLSTGAAGCLAALKAYGGIRRIGIITPYQPIGDRNVRRYFTELGYDVASVYGLKCPTAQSIADVSAQELRDAFRAVDGDGVDALVQVGTNLPCAVVAAELEAELGKPVIAINTASVWHALRSVGVTDSVKGFGALLEDHPALPAQE